The Bdellovibrio sp. NC01 genome includes the window TAACATCGAAGTGGAGTTGTCGGTGTCGGATCAACTTGTCGATCTTGTGCAAGAGGGAATTGATTTCGTCATTCGCAGTGGTGAGCTGCAAAATTCAAATTTGATCGCCAAGCCGTTAAAGCCGATGGCAATCGCCAACGTTTGCAGTCCCTCCTATATCAAACGCTTTGGGAAACCTAAAAAAATCAGCGATCTTGCGAACCACTATGCCGTTCAATATGCTTCGCGATTGGGTGGTAAAACGGCTGATTGGGAATACCTTGAAAACGGCAAACTTCATTTCGTAAAAATGAAGGGATTAATCACAGTGAATAACACTGACGCTTATGTCGAGTGTTGTCTGGCCGGTTTAGGAATGGTGCAAGTTCCCGAGCACGATATTCTGCCGAACTTGAAAGACGGATCATTAATCAGAGTCCTAGAAGATTTTCCTGCAGAGCCAATGCCGACAGCGATCGTTTATCCATCTCGCAAACACGTTTCACGCCGGGCCCAAGCGCTTATGCAGTGGATAGAGCAAGTGATAAAGGAAATGCATTAGTTTTTAAAAATAAAAAACCCGCTTGTTTCCAAACG containing:
- a CDS encoding LysR family transcriptional regulator — encoded protein: MDYVNSMKIFMNVADMESFTQAAESLSLPKATVSAAVQQLETQLGARLLNRTTRQVKLTQDGVLFYERCQNVLADLDELEGLFKQDPKQLTGKVRISMSTRLAKNHIIPRLHEFYEQYPNIEVELSVSDQLVDLVQEGIDFVIRSGELQNSNLIAKPLKPMAIANVCSPSYIKRFGKPKKISDLANHYAVQYASRLGGKTADWEYLENGKLHFVKMKGLITVNNTDAYVECCLAGLGMVQVPEHDILPNLKDGSLIRVLEDFPAEPMPTAIVYPSRKHVSRRAQALMQWIEQVIKEMH